The Candidatus Saccharibacteria bacterium genome includes a region encoding these proteins:
- the infA gene encoding translation initiation factor IF-1: MVKNKEVIELTGEIIEALPGTQFRVELENGHQIIAHVAGKMRKYYIRLVPGDSVTVELTPYDLTKGRITYRK; the protein is encoded by the coding sequence ATGGTCAAAAATAAGGAAGTTATCGAACTAACGGGAGAAATCATCGAGGCCCTACCAGGGACTCAGTTCCGAGTCGAACTCGAAAACGGCCATCAAATTATAGCTCACGTTGCTGGAAAGATGCGGAAATATTATATCCGATTGGTTCCTGGCGACAGCGTTACCGTTGAGTTGACCCCTTACGATCTTACGAAGGGCAGAATCACGTACCGCAAGTAA
- the rpmJ gene encoding 50S ribosomal protein L36 gives MKVRASVKKISPDDKIVRRKGRLYVINKMKPKHKQRQG, from the coding sequence ATGAAAGTACGTGCAAGCGTCAAAAAAATAAGTCCCGACGACAAGATTGTTCGCCGTAAGGGTCGATTATACGTTATCAATAAGATGAAGCCGAAACACAAGCAGAGGCAGGGATAA
- the rpsM gene encoding 30S ribosomal protein S13 — MARISGVTIPDAKQVQVALTYVHGIGPKISRDILQSAKIDPTVRVKDLTDNELGKIQDVIGEKFTVEGELQRIVVGNIKRLKDIKSYRGLRHQGSLPSRGQRTRTNARTRRGRKMTVGGTTRKAPSKT; from the coding sequence ATGGCAAGAATTTCCGGTGTAACTATCCCTGATGCAAAGCAAGTCCAAGTAGCCTTGACATATGTTCACGGTATTGGTCCAAAAATCAGCCGAGATATCTTGCAGTCTGCAAAAATTGATCCGACTGTCCGCGTCAAGGATTTAACCGATAATGAACTTGGCAAAATTCAGGATGTAATTGGTGAAAAATTTACTGTCGAGGGCGAACTACAAAGAATTGTTGTCGGCAATATTAAGCGATTAAAAGATATTAAATCGTATCGAGGGCTTCGCCATCAAGGTAGTCTTCCATCTAGAGGTCAACGAACCCGAACCAATGCTCGAACCAGACGAGGTCGGAAGATGACAGTCGGTGGTACAACTAGAAAAGCTCCAAGTAAAACATAG
- the rpsK gene encoding 30S ribosomal protein S11, with product MTEATTTKTTTRKKKIKRSVPAGQMHVLATFNNTLITFTDKSGGALTNSSAGSCGFRGSKKGTAYAAQIATEKAAQAAKQQFGLSKVDVYVRGIGLGREAAIRSLTNADIQVESIKDVTGVPHGGVRPRKARRV from the coding sequence ATGACTGAAGCAACAACCACCAAGACAACCACGAGAAAAAAGAAGATAAAGCGCAGTGTTCCTGCCGGCCAAATGCACGTTTTGGCTACGTTTAATAACACACTAATTACGTTTACCGATAAAAGCGGCGGCGCACTAACGAACTCCAGTGCGGGTAGCTGTGGTTTTCGCGGCTCCAAAAAAGGTACGGCATACGCAGCTCAAATAGCGACGGAAAAAGCTGCACAAGCTGCGAAGCAACAGTTTGGCCTATCCAAAGTTGACGTCTATGTTCGTGGTATCGGCCTCGGCAGGGAAGCAGCCATTCGCAGCCTTACTAACGCAGACATTCAAGTAGAGTCTATTAAAGATGTAACCGGAGTACCTCACGGGGGCGTTCGCCCGCGTAAGGCGCGACGAGTATAG
- the rpsD gene encoding 30S ribosomal protein S4: protein MARDTQSIVKMSRREGYALHPKAHKALVKRPTPPGETNTMGRRNKPSQYSIQLREKQKVKRLYGLLERQFSKLMKEASRKKGQSGEMLLQLLELRADNTIYRSGLAPSRRAARQLVTHGHFLLNGRRFDIPSLRVKSGDKLELRDKSKTNDYFKSLDDISPAPTETPSWIKVDRKKFTVDITGIPSREEAEPDINEQLIVEYYSR from the coding sequence ATGGCAAGAGATACACAATCAATCGTCAAGATGTCACGCCGCGAGGGCTATGCATTGCACCCCAAAGCCCATAAAGCTTTGGTGAAGCGACCGACACCACCTGGCGAAACAAATACTATGGGTCGACGAAACAAACCCAGTCAATACTCTATACAATTGCGAGAAAAGCAAAAGGTCAAGCGACTATACGGTTTACTTGAGCGACAGTTCTCAAAATTAATGAAAGAAGCATCGCGCAAAAAAGGTCAATCTGGTGAGATGTTACTACAATTACTGGAACTACGCGCTGACAATACTATATATCGGTCTGGTTTGGCGCCAAGCCGTAGAGCAGCACGCCAGCTTGTTACGCACGGCCATTTTTTACTTAATGGGCGCCGTTTCGACATCCCGTCACTTCGGGTTAAAAGCGGCGATAAGCTTGAGCTTCGGGATAAAAGTAAGACAAACGACTATTTTAAGAGCCTAGACGATATCAGTCCTGCACCTACAGAAACCCCCAGTTGGATAAAAGTAGATCGTAAGAAGTTCACGGTTGATATAACCGGAATACCATCAAGAGAAGAAGCTGAACCAGATATAAATGAACAATTAATCGTAGAGTATTACTCACGCTAA
- a CDS encoding DNA-directed RNA polymerase subunit alpha yields MSKSIYTPGLVNVDEQGENSAVFTIEPLHTGYGMTLGNSIRRVLLSSIAGAAITSFKIEGVSHEFTTVPGVKEDVVDIMLNLKGVRVRVFGDEPQNLRLTKKGKGKVVAKDIETNADVEIVNPDYEIATIDDDKATFIMDLTVEKGRGYRTIEEEAERKSSDMIALDAVFSPVLRVRYKVEHTRVGQMTDLDKLIITIDTDGTITPEDSFEEAAAILVNQYTALAGQTRVEAAAPLTADAENNGSDENEDSAELMTSIEDLNLSARTTNALINNEIHTLKDLFSLGDAELRELKGFGSKALDEVKEKMAELEL; encoded by the coding sequence ATGTCAAAATCAATTTATACACCAGGTCTTGTAAACGTCGATGAACAAGGCGAAAACAGTGCCGTTTTCACCATCGAACCACTACACACCGGTTACGGTATGACGCTTGGTAACTCGATCCGCCGAGTTTTGCTATCAAGTATTGCCGGTGCAGCAATTACTTCGTTTAAAATCGAAGGCGTGTCACATGAGTTCACGACTGTTCCGGGCGTAAAAGAAGACGTGGTTGATATTATGCTGAACCTCAAGGGCGTACGTGTACGTGTATTCGGTGATGAGCCTCAGAATCTTAGGCTAACTAAAAAAGGTAAGGGTAAAGTTGTCGCTAAAGACATTGAAACCAATGCTGATGTTGAAATTGTTAATCCAGACTACGAAATCGCTACAATTGATGATGATAAAGCTACCTTTATTATGGATCTAACCGTAGAAAAAGGTCGTGGCTACCGCACGATTGAAGAAGAAGCTGAGCGTAAGTCAAGCGATATGATTGCTCTTGACGCGGTTTTTAGCCCCGTACTACGTGTTCGATATAAAGTTGAGCATACTCGTGTCGGACAAATGACTGATCTGGACAAGCTTATTATTACGATTGATACTGATGGTACGATAACTCCTGAAGATTCTTTTGAAGAAGCTGCCGCGATTTTGGTTAACCAATACACTGCATTGGCCGGACAAACGCGGGTTGAAGCCGCTGCGCCTCTAACGGCTGATGCCGAAAACAACGGAAGTGACGAAAATGAAGATTCGGCTGAACTCATGACGTCAATTGAAGATCTGAACCTTTCGGCAAGAACCACCAATGCTTTGATTAACAACGAGATACACACACTGAAGGATTTATTTAGCTTGGGTGATGCTGAACTTCGCGAGCTAAAAGGCTTTGGCAGCAAGGCTTTGGATGAAGTTAAAGAAAAAATGGCCGAATTGGAGCTATAA
- the rplQ gene encoding 50S ribosomal protein L17: protein MHRHGYKGRKFGRERDQRKALVVSLAESLIQYETIETTLPKAKEVLPYVEKLITKAKKGDLHNRREVIRSLQTIESGHKLVDEIAPKLGNRVSGHLRIKKTRLRRGDNSQLARISFVDDLHESSVAEQEAASGDTVSVKAPTEPKKAQPKTKLAAKEAK from the coding sequence ATGCATAGACACGGATATAAAGGAAGAAAATTTGGACGCGAGCGAGATCAACGCAAAGCGTTGGTTGTGAGCTTGGCAGAGTCGCTCATACAATATGAAACAATCGAAACAACTCTGCCTAAGGCCAAAGAGGTGTTGCCTTACGTTGAAAAACTTATAACCAAGGCCAAAAAAGGCGATCTTCACAACAGAAGAGAAGTTATTCGTAGTCTGCAGACTATAGAAAGCGGACACAAGCTGGTCGACGAAATTGCGCCAAAATTAGGCAATCGTGTTAGCGGTCACTTACGTATTAAAAAAACACGTTTGCGACGAGGCGATAATTCACAACTCGCACGCATCAGTTTTGTAGATGATCTTCACGAAAGCTCGGTAGCAGAACAAGAAGCTGCTTCAGGGGACACGGTTTCTGTAAAAGCACCAACTGAACCTAAAAAAGCCCAACCAAAAACCAAGCTTGCTGCAAAGGAGGCCAAGTAA
- the rplM gene encoding 50S ribosomal protein L13, whose translation MKTYSAKPAEVNRKWYVLDASQAAFGRVATQAAQLLSGKGKSMYTNHIDCGDYVVIINSDKLVATGKKLDDKIYYRHTNYPGGIKQATLKEKMDKDSTKVLFQAVQGMLPDNKLRAERLKRLKIYTDGNHGHDAQKPQQLKVKEGK comes from the coding sequence ATGAAAACCTATAGTGCAAAACCAGCCGAAGTAAATCGAAAATGGTACGTACTTGACGCGAGTCAAGCAGCATTTGGCCGAGTTGCAACTCAAGCTGCGCAATTACTATCCGGCAAAGGTAAATCTATGTATACAAACCACATAGATTGCGGTGATTACGTTGTTATTATCAATAGTGATAAATTGGTTGCTACCGGTAAAAAATTGGATGACAAAATATACTATCGACATACTAACTACCCTGGTGGCATTAAACAAGCTACCCTTAAAGAAAAGATGGACAAAGATTCCACAAAAGTGTTGTTCCAGGCTGTCCAAGGGATGCTTCCAGACAACAAGTTGCGCGCTGAGCGGTTAAAACGACTTAAAATTTATACTGACGGCAATCATGGTCATGATGCCCAAAAACCTCAACAGTTGAAGGTAAAGGAAGGTAAGTAA
- the rpsI gene encoding 30S ribosomal protein S9, with amino-acid sequence MATTDTKHYNYALGRRKSATARIRLMNGKGNFTVNGKEISDFLEGSKFLANELQKPFNALELDNKKYDISAVVTGGGQHGQVEAMRLAIAKAFVAMNEDYRSTLRRADLLGRDPREKERKKFGLKGARKQRQFTKR; translated from the coding sequence ATGGCTACAACAGACACGAAACATTATAACTACGCTCTAGGTCGAAGAAAATCAGCAACAGCTCGTATTCGCCTTATGAACGGCAAAGGTAATTTTACAGTTAACGGAAAAGAAATTTCAGATTTCTTAGAGGGTAGTAAGTTCCTGGCTAATGAGCTCCAGAAACCATTCAATGCTCTAGAACTTGATAACAAAAAGTACGATATCAGTGCTGTTGTTACTGGTGGAGGTCAACATGGGCAGGTTGAGGCAATGCGACTTGCTATTGCGAAAGCTTTTGTCGCTATGAATGAAGACTACAGGAGTACATTACGTCGTGCTGACCTACTCGGGCGTGACCCACGTGAAAAAGAACGCAAGAAGTTTGGCCTCAAAGGCGCTCGAAAACAACGTCAGTTTACCAAGCGTTAG
- a CDS encoding prephenate dehydratase domain-containing protein, which translates to MSDVIGIQGGKASYHELAVKQMHPSATIKYFETFKDVFTALKNSSIDSALVALANNRMQFISDTYELLTSNTEDFVIVGEKYLKVEHALLALQGGQLSSIREVYSQAPALLQCSNFIDNELPHASIIETHDTADSAEFVSKSRDTSKAAIASMQAAKLYGLDVIAKKIQNDKDNITRFIQLKRRGDDDVDVLKTADKTSMLLFTPQTAGSLISALLPFQESGINLSYLQSKVMPNSAFDMMFFVEFEAGMQEMRSRCTLDELHSLGHRTKILVS; encoded by the coding sequence ATGTCAGATGTGATCGGTATCCAGGGCGGCAAGGCGTCGTATCACGAGTTAGCAGTTAAACAGATGCATCCTTCTGCGACAATAAAGTACTTTGAAACATTTAAAGATGTATTTACAGCTCTTAAAAATTCATCAATTGATTCGGCTTTGGTTGCTTTAGCCAACAATCGGATGCAGTTTATTTCTGATACTTACGAGCTGCTAACTTCCAATACTGAAGATTTTGTAATTGTCGGCGAGAAATATCTAAAAGTTGAGCATGCATTACTTGCTCTGCAGGGCGGACAATTGTCATCAATTCGCGAAGTTTATTCTCAAGCTCCTGCTTTGCTTCAGTGTAGCAATTTCATAGATAACGAGTTGCCGCACGCTTCAATTATCGAAACACATGACACAGCTGACAGTGCTGAGTTTGTGTCAAAAAGCCGTGATACATCAAAAGCAGCAATCGCTAGTATGCAAGCCGCAAAACTATATGGATTAGATGTAATTGCCAAGAAAATTCAAAACGATAAAGACAATATTACACGTTTTATTCAGTTAAAACGGCGCGGTGATGATGATGTTGATGTATTGAAAACTGCCGATAAAACGAGTATGTTGTTATTCACGCCTCAGACGGCCGGTTCACTAATTAGTGCTTTACTTCCTTTTCAGGAATCTGGGATCAATTTAAGTTACCTACAGTCAAAAGTTATGCCTAATTCGGCATTTGATATGATGTTTTTTGTTGAATTTGAAGCCGGAATGCAAGAAATGAGATCACGTTGTACGCTTGATGAGCTACACTCCCTAGGACACCGCACAAAAATACTGGTAAGTTGA
- the trpS gene encoding tryptophan--tRNA ligase produces the protein MSKPVILTGLRANNDLHLGNYLGALLPMVDMANEHAGKYQINLFVPDLHSFTTPINHDELYKQILNNVKVFAAAGLPLDNPDIHIYRQSYIPAHSEMTWILDCFTGFGEMSRMTQFKEKSEKLNEDRISVALFNYPVLMAADILLHDATYVPVGDDQTQHLEFTRDIAKRMNNKFGELFVVPKPVKEQHKMFGKDQGLRVRDLANPTKKMSKSDETGKGVIFLSDSPDVAKKKIMSATTDSLGQISHDYVNQPGVSNLLDILELFGGSKDKFIGDTQYGPLKSAVADKVIVFLQEFQRKLTNVDEASVISKLESSEKTMYDVAVSKLSRVQQAIGLRPKA, from the coding sequence ATGAGTAAACCAGTTATACTAACCGGTCTTCGGGCTAACAATGACCTTCATTTGGGTAATTATCTTGGAGCTTTATTGCCAATGGTAGATATGGCTAACGAGCATGCCGGTAAATACCAAATAAACTTATTTGTGCCAGATTTACACAGTTTTACCACGCCGATAAACCATGACGAACTTTATAAGCAAATACTTAATAACGTCAAAGTGTTCGCTGCTGCCGGTTTGCCGCTCGACAATCCAGATATACATATATATCGCCAAAGCTACATTCCAGCACATTCTGAAATGACGTGGATACTTGATTGTTTCACCGGCTTTGGCGAGATGTCCCGCATGACTCAGTTCAAAGAGAAATCAGAGAAACTTAATGAGGACAGAATCAGTGTAGCATTGTTTAATTACCCTGTTCTTATGGCGGCGGATATTTTGCTACATGACGCTACCTATGTGCCAGTCGGCGATGATCAGACGCAGCATCTGGAGTTTACTCGTGATATAGCCAAGCGCATGAATAACAAGTTCGGCGAGCTGTTTGTTGTGCCCAAACCAGTTAAAGAACAGCATAAAATGTTCGGTAAAGACCAAGGCTTGCGTGTCCGAGACCTCGCCAATCCAACCAAGAAAATGAGTAAATCAGATGAAACCGGCAAGGGCGTTATTTTCTTGAGCGATTCGCCAGATGTTGCCAAGAAAAAGATAATGAGCGCTACGACAGACAGCCTTGGGCAAATTAGTCATGATTACGTAAATCAACCTGGTGTCAGTAACCTGCTCGACATCTTGGAGCTATTTGGTGGTAGCAAAGACAAGTTTATTGGCGATACGCAGTACGGCCCATTGAAGTCAGCTGTTGCGGATAAAGTCATAGTCTTTTTGCAAGAATTCCAGCGCAAGCTCACTAATGTAGATGAAGCCTCCGTGATAAGTAAGCTGGAATCATCTGAAAAGACAATGTACGACGTCGCTGTTTCTAAGCTTTCACGGGTACAACAAGCTATCGGGCTACGTCCAAAAGCATAA
- a CDS encoding RluA family pseudouridine synthase yields MALKELVVNEEQKGRRFDVVAAEMLPMLSRAFVHRLINQGQFLVNDNTQKPGYKLRTGDSISTDVEIADLDSVADIDLPVIYEDSNVLVIDKPVGVISHSRGRYWNEPSVASFVRQRVFTNSRLSHLDGRQGADEAQTEPYIKYGEGALESATQPDAKSSGSLSDSAGKQDAAVQSFEGERAGIVHRLDRATSGVMICAKNQMTLKHLQQQFSNRSVKKRYLAIVDGHMNDNEAVIDMPIERNPIKPQTFRTGANGKPAQTHYSVIKKLKEHSVVALTPRTGRTHQLRVHLSYIKHPIVGDVLYSGETAERLYLHAMELVIKLPNSQYATKFVAPKPESFKSFEKKHG; encoded by the coding sequence ATGGCACTGAAAGAACTTGTAGTAAACGAGGAGCAAAAGGGACGGAGATTTGATGTCGTGGCGGCTGAAATGCTGCCCATGCTAAGCCGAGCTTTCGTGCATAGACTCATTAACCAAGGCCAGTTCTTGGTAAATGATAATACCCAGAAGCCTGGATATAAGTTACGCACCGGAGACTCTATAAGTACGGATGTAGAGATTGCAGACTTAGATAGTGTTGCCGACATTGACCTACCAGTAATTTATGAAGATAGTAATGTACTGGTTATTGATAAGCCAGTTGGCGTGATAAGCCATAGCCGAGGAAGGTACTGGAATGAACCTTCAGTCGCTTCATTTGTTCGCCAACGTGTATTTACGAATTCAAGACTTTCGCATTTGGATGGCCGACAAGGCGCTGATGAAGCGCAGACTGAGCCGTATATAAAATACGGCGAAGGAGCACTGGAATCAGCAACACAGCCGGATGCCAAAAGCAGCGGCAGCCTTTCTGACTCTGCCGGAAAGCAGGACGCTGCGGTGCAAAGTTTTGAAGGGGAACGGGCGGGAATTGTCCATCGTTTAGATAGGGCTACCTCTGGAGTTATGATATGTGCCAAAAATCAAATGACGCTAAAACACCTGCAACAACAGTTTTCAAACCGGAGTGTAAAGAAGCGGTATTTAGCAATTGTCGATGGGCACATGAATGACAATGAAGCTGTAATCGATATGCCAATTGAAAGAAATCCCATAAAGCCTCAAACATTTAGAACGGGTGCTAATGGAAAACCTGCGCAGACACACTATAGTGTAATAAAGAAGCTTAAAGAACACAGTGTAGTTGCGCTCACGCCTCGTACTGGGCGCACGCATCAATTAAGGGTTCATTTAAGCTATATTAAACATCCCATTGTTGGCGACGTACTGTACTCTGGCGAAACAGCCGAAAGGCTGTACCTCCACGCCATGGAGCTAGTGATTAAACTACCAAACAGCCAGTACGCTACAAAATTTGTTGCGCCCAAGCCAGAAAGCTTCAAATCTTTTGAGAAAAAACATGGATAA